In Montipora foliosa isolate CH-2021 chromosome 13, ASM3666993v2, whole genome shotgun sequence, one DNA window encodes the following:
- the LOC137981696 gene encoding protein bark beetle-like, with amino-acid sequence MKMKLWAVTLFLFTLDTVVSGNPFYEVNGTVNGFQTLTRANSPYLVTSDLVITQNSTLTMEAGTEVVVVPNVRIHVHGTLLAKGTYSQKISFRTIPCNETRFCNSTKLYNPGIRLVDGTSYNNGRLELEWNGQWGTVCERRYYHFWSSKNIDVACRQLGFLGGSKSYRYSGQSGPIWVRNVHCSGNEESLWQCSYSGVGQTGCSHYYDVGLECETLVPLLKESLYWSGIYFSPLNSSKKDGNSSLEHVEIVNAFEGIKASKSAPALSNVVVKDGFTGLLFTDLKQPVKLVNFSISRCDFVGINIKSPGAPIAMENVFVEDTKHGDGFVYNQTVDAVEFCSVTPKEASFPLVLKVSGNSTENNCSKIFLARSDGSLSVHFRLISGSKFELNVTGGSKSNKTMLSRITSDYNGKTVKTTSAAVLELSFYSKKNATLPNIEMIIIEEEDLPLSLFVSKSKFVNNFKNGVTIYNLIGRSQIIDTLVTKSGGSGLHILETHGRLDVISSVFLSNLKHGVHIEKISGMAELVKVNSSRNQESGIVFESGSISLLMPDSFIQKNADSGLIISNQLNSTINISYVNCDGNRRQYGIYMVNFDENCNVHLANVVSTENRGNNGGYFRRINAVNLSIASSSFNGNGWHGLSFDEVITHDVILTEVSTSRNDHTGIYIYSGKANFNMERCSSLGNIKDGFYLKKQDGTVKMKNSAFNYNQRDGVDLVDNSYAGLDSFQIQGCTVSNNRYGINFHLYYKKVSVNYTITVSDTTIANNTEAGCQFYSDMCYWYSHMKRRVQLSFTGNKVKWNRKLGLLFSGPETYQLNATLRRNHLEGNTRYTLKVIYDPYYSCHRQYPLPVTVSVIENTFVDNKGEYIVFVDYKSLPDKRFMVIKNNTFRNNRWVQQFSSRYSRTKTQAVLGINEGTFHVEHNLFENPLFPHELATLIKDHGRMLQARENWWGSRDECDIKERIFDFEDRVELAQIQYYPFLVLQNSSNVEVHNDTRPICFLRGNQLGGTLNRSVTLFKDRGSYQVTGDATVLLDGVLTIEEGVTLEFPFQAVFIIYGQVIIKGTKAGRVSFIPRRPREKLRLVDGPGPWEGRLEIWVNNTWMSVCLRGYRYEPIIVCRQLHYDGGYYSYRYSSGNESTFLHNVYCDTNENDNITNCHQNQWISQSTCSWYVAYINCRTPYWSGIHLPITSKKSVITNLDIRYAGFAYRSDLNVPGIALRVDLSHHNISGVRVEKSSFVGLQIMYPDPFKSSSDLEDSLISESISDGIRLESSVALMVNTNVVNTGGHGFFSNFNWNSLNNHVITMASGQVKKIFNMCSYKNVSFDSSDLVYYLVVTKSNRQSCNSIVIVPQEYTIGMQLIHHDFDYNHNFHVYSGTNATSKNVWDIHALKWWSRPTWMSNSSSVLLESPAYSYCDSNNDSGSGSNSNSDSGNGSGSCSDSGSWSGSDSDSDDGSGSGSHRGDGSGSGNSGGGGSDSGSHSGNGSGSGSDSDGDGGSSGGGGGGGGSGSDSDSDVGDGGSSGSGRGNNHSVNGLPNMVISNCAFIGNNQGGIVLGDGRDIMGNVTIERSVIRDSQGDGLHTELSGESYLTLVNSSLVSNKNGIMLFTFSGTLNIENSTVANSSYNAIYVTSDDYKTMHLSNSRIIHNKGNAIHLFGNKAQLRLFVFNTFFAWNKATTVYSEKRWATHESFLPITSFKNCTFMMNPGPVVHIKQSTFLERWEFQANIFLNNTQPSVILTTRYKDTSYMPTIYLKKNKFLFNHCLDRGVIDVPGGTKELIIDDNVFEANSGRSIFLAETAYSSLQARLNVFKDNNCSKQGVVEVRSSDKDIEMFGNIFESNEGLFMVLLHCGYHIDYQMANGHVNLTNNSFINNSEILARSLACELNISGLMEYKTFSIHHNIFNSPAFAKELCVNIFVSSHSSSLDVSYNFWGYDDEAAVKKRIFDAEVNYDHALAVFKPFLSSSGKEVYGSNLTSVFVSKDSLGGRLSSTVHLDLSNSPYKVVSDLSIMPHGSLTIDRGVEVLFYSGVGMLVLGSLFVNGTETCPVKFSLSRNNQSLTATTVRLFGGTFPWQGRAEMLYNEQWIPMSSNETQEEMNIAKVICRQLGYYMPRTTDHSNNQSYGFSCKSSVRAICFGNESDLNQCQVIFQNDSCNSSRPVVVSCTGGLPWGNIRFIRQIKALHNLSSSKLEHLKIEHCGKKHGKDVPAIEILQYVPEVNSVHIVNCTAGGMRVWFPEKDIYLKNSSIVNSLGYGTELLITKRNITLEKVSSINNAEGVAFIEPDGRWMDGLSYGQVMFCAPEEVFNLDDGAVFLYFRPSFMTYYNPSVGICKKVVQTRAHGGFAVKLVAVKNVEYITIQDPNGKQILKYSRNYVYPLSKQRFIPWNTITIFFKGWFSTTEVLLHIQRVEGSDFPCTFEVTDCGWKNYPGSHLDKVSLTRNWKWYDIFGFHSGIPDHTYSYHGSTAECIWACINGDIQRGLHKQKFNNVVVNKPQHVPVEKESP; translated from the exons ATGAAAATGAAGTTATGGGCGGTCACGCTTTTCCTCTTTACGTTGGACACCGTTGTTTCAGGGAACCCATTCTATGAAGTAAATGGAACTGTAAACGGTTTTCAGACATTGACTCGCGCAAACAGTCCATACCTAGTCACAAGTGATTTGGTTATTACCCAGAACTCCACTCTTACCATGGAAGCGGGCACTGAAGTTGTAGTTGTTCCAAATGTTCGAATCCACGTTCATGGAACTTTGCTTGCCAAAGGAACATATTCACAGAAAATCTCTTTTCGAACCATCCCTTGTAACGAAACCAGATTTTGTAATAGCACAAAGTTATACAACCCTGGAATAAGACTGGTTGATGGAACCTCATACAATAACGGTCGTTTGGAGCTTGAGTGGAATGGACAATGGGGCACAGTTTGCGAAAGACGCTACTACCACTTTTGGAGCAGCAAAAACATTGACGTCGCTTGTAGACAGCTGGGCTTTCTTGGAGGTAGCAAGTCATATCGGTACAGTGGTCAAAGTGGCCCAATCTGGGTACGCAATGTGCATTGTAGTGGAAACGAAGAGAGCCTTTGGCAATGCAGCTACAGCGGTGTTGGCCAAACAGGATGCT CACATTACTATGACGTTGGCTTAGAATGCGAAACCTTAGTTCCTTTGCTGAAGGAGAGTCTTTACTGGAGTGGAATTTACTTCTCACCTTTGAATTCCTCCAAGAAGGATGGCAACTCATCATTGGAACACGTAGAGATAGTAAATGCCTTTGAAGGCATCAAAGCAAGCAAAAGCGCTCCAGCCTTGAGTAACGTTGTGGTTAAAGATGGTTTTACCGGCTTGCTCTTCACGGATCTCAAGCAACCTGTAAAACTCGTTAATTTCTCAATCTCAAGATGTGATTTTGTTGGCATAAATATAAAAAGTCCTGGGGCACCTATAGCCATGGAGAATGTCTTCGTAGAGGATACAAAACATGGAGATGGGTTTGTCTACAATCAAACTGTAGATGCCGTGGAGTTTTGCTCAGTTACTCCAAAAGAGGCCTCCTTTCCTTTGGTTCTGAAAGTGTCAGgaaattcaacagaaaataactGCAGCAAG ATTTTCCTAGCTCGCTCAGACGGAAGTCTCTCCGTACATTTTCGACTAATTTCAGGAAGTAAATTTGAACTCAACGTTACGGGTGGAAGTAAATCAAACAAGACTATGCTAAGTAGAATCACCAGCGATTACAACGGAAAAACGGTAAAGACGACTTCTGCCGCTGTTCTGGAGCTTTCTTTCTACTCTAAAAAGAATGCAACACTCCCTAACATAGAAATGATCATTATAGAAGAAGAAG ATTTGCCGTTATCTCTATTCGTTTCTAAAAGCAAGTTCgtcaataattttaaaaatggtgTTACAATTTACAACTTGATTGGCCGGTCTCAAATTATTGACACTTTGGTAACAAAAAGCGGTGGCTCTGGACTTCACATCCTGGAAACACACGGCAGGCTGGATGTCATATCATCGGTGTTCCTGAGCAACCTCAAACATGGTGTCCACATTGAAAAAATTTCCGGCATGGCTGAACTCGTGAAAGTGAACTCGTCGAGAAATCAAGAATCGGGGATCGTTTTTGAAAGTGGAAGTATATCTCTTCTTATGCCTGATAGTTTCATCCAAAAAAACGCTGACAGCGGATTGATCATCTCAAACCAGCTTAACTCGACGATTAATATCTCTTATGTAAACTGTGACGGCAACCGTCGCCAATATGGAATATACATGGTGAACTTTGACGAGAACTGCAATGTTCACTTAGCCAACGTTGTCTCAACTGAAAATCGTGGAAATAACGGAGGCTATTTTCGGAGAATTAACGCCGTTAATTTGTCCATAGCTTCGTCCTCATTCAACGGAAACGGTTGGCATGGTTTGTCATTCGACGAAGTTATAACACATGACGTCATCTTGACAGAAGTTTCCACTTCCAGAAATGATCACACTGGCATTTATATTTATTCTGGTAAAGCTAACTTCAACATGGAACGTTGCTCTTCGCTCGGAAATATCAAAGATGGCTTTTACTTGAAAAAACAAGATGGAACCgtcaaaatgaaaaacagtgCTTTCAATTACAACCAAAGAGACGGCGTAGACCTGGTTGATAACTCCTATGCTGGTCTTGATTCATTCCAGATTCAAGGCTGCACTGTTTCAAATAACAGATATGGAATAAACTTCCATTTATATTATAAAAAGGTCTCAGTTAACTACACTATAACGGTTTCAGACACTACAATTGCCAACAACACTGAGGCGGGATGTCAGTTTTACTCAGATATGTGCTATTGGTACAGTCACATGAAAAGGCGGGTTCAGCTCTCTTTCACAGGAAACAAAGTAAAATGGAATCGGAAACTCGGCTTGTTATTTAGCGGTCCTGAAACATACCAGCTGAATGCTACATTGAGACGCAACCATCTGGAGGGAAATACCAGATATACCTTGAAAGTCATTTACGACCCCTATTACTCTTGCCACAGACAATATCCTCTTCCAGTAACAGTGAGTGTTATAGAAAATACCTTCGTGGATAACAAGGGAGAATATATCGTCTTTGTTGACTATAAATCATTACCAGACAAACGCTTTATGGTGATTAAAAATAACACATTCAGGAACAACAGATGGGTGCAGCAATTTTCCTCTCGCTATAGTCGCACTAAAACGCAAGCTGTCTTAGGTATCAATGAAGGAACCTTTCACGTGGAGCACAACTTATTTGAAAATCCCCTTTTCCCTCATGAGTTAGCAACGCTGATCAAAGACCACGGAAGAATGTTGCAAGCGAGAGAAAACTGGTGGGGATCAAGAGACGAATGTGACATCAAAGAAAGAATTTTTGACTTCGAAGATCGTGTTGAATTAGCACAGATCCAGTACTATCCATTTTTGGTTCTTCAAAATTCCAGCAATGTTGAGGTCCATAATGATACTAGACCTATATGCTTCCTTAGAGGAAACCAATTGGGCGGAACGTTAAATCGATCAGTAACCTTATTTAAAGACCGTGGATCCTATCAAGTTACCGGTGATGCCACAGTGCTGCTTGATGGCGTTCTTACAATTGAAGAAGGCGTGACGTTGGAGTTTCCTTTTCAAGCTGTTTTTATCATTTATGGCCAAGTAATTATCAAAGGCACAAAGGCCGGAAGAGTATCGTTCATCCCCAGGAGACCAAGGGAGAAACTGAGGCTGGTTGACGGTCCCGGGCCTTGGGAAGGGAGGTTGGAAATTTGGGTAAATAACACATGGATGTCAGTTTGTCTCAGAGGATATCGCTATGAACCGATAATTGTATGCAGACAACTACACTATGACGGGGGTTATTATTCGTATCGTTATTCCAGTGGAAACGAGAGCACATTTTTGCACAACGTTTACTGTGACACTAATGAAAATGACAACATCACTAACTGCCACCAGAACCAATGGATTTCTCAATCGACTTGCTCGTGGTATGTCGCCTACATAAACTGCAGAACTCCTTACTGGAGTGGTATTCATCTGCCAATAACGTCGAAAAAAAGCGTCATCACAAACCTTGACATACGTTACGCTGGCTTTGCTTATCGAAGCGACTTAAATGTGCCGGGGATTGCCCTAAGGGTAGACCTTAGCCACCATAACATCAGTGGAGTGAGAGTTGAGAAATCATCTTTTGTTGGCTTGCAAATAATGTATCCTGATCCCTTCAAAAGCTCCAGCGATTTGGAGGATTCATTAATCTCTGAAAGCATATCCGATGGCATACGTTTGGAATCCTCAGTGGCTCTAATGGTCAATACTAATGTCGTAAACACTGGAGGCCATGgctttttttctaatttcaaCTGGAACTCCCTTAACAACCATGTAATTACTATGGCCAGTGGACAAGTGAAAAAAATTTTCAATATGTGCTCCTACAAAAATGTCTCCTTTGACAGTTCTGACCTGGTATACTACTTAGTAGTCACAAAATCGAATAGACAATCCTGCAATAGTATTGTCATAGTTCCACAGGAGTACACCATTGGAATGCAATTAATCCACCATGATTTCGACTATAACCATAATTTTCACGTTTACAGCGGGACAAATGCAACATCAAAAAATGTCTGGGACATTCATGCATTAAAGTGGTGGAGCCGCCCTACCTGGATGTCAAACTCTAGTTCAGTCCTTCTAGAAAGTCCTGCTTATTCTTATTG TGACAGTAACAATgacagtggcagtggcagtaaCAGCAACAGTGACAGTGGTAATGGTAGTGGAAGTTGTAGTGACAGTGGCAGTTGGAGTGGCAGTGACAGTGATAGTGACgatggcagtggcagtggcagtcaCCGTGGCgatggcagtggcagtggcaatAGCGGTGGCGGTGGTAGTGATAGTGGCAGTCACAGTGGTAATGGTAGTGGAAGTGGCAGTGACAGTGACGGTGACGGTGGCAGTAGCGGTGGCGGTGGTGGTGGCGGTGGCAGTggcagtgacagtgacagtgacgtTGGCGATGGCGGTAGCAGTGGTAGTGGCAGAG GAAACAACCACTCTGTGAATGGTTTGCCAAATATGGTCATATCTAACTGTGCCTTCATCGGTAATAACCAAGGTGGAATCGTTCTGGGTGATGGCCGTGATATAATGGGGAACGTTACAATCGAAAGGTCCGTCATTCGCGACTCGCAAGGAGATGGCCTTCACACTGAGTTATCTGGAGAGAGTTACCTGACGTTGGTGAATAGTTCGTTGGTTTCAAATAAGAATGGCATAATGCTGTTTACGTTTTCTGGTACCCTTAACATCGAAAATTCCACGGTTGCAAACTCAAGTTATAATGCTATTTATGTGACATCTGACGACTACAAAACAATGCATCTTAGTAATAGTCGCATTATTCACAACAAGGGTAATGCAATCCATCTTTTCGGAAACAAGGCGCAGCTAAGACTTTTTGTCttcaatacatttttcgctTGGAACAAGGCAACTACTGTCTATTCAGAAAAACGGTGGGCTACACATGAATCATTCCTTCCGATAACTTCTTTTAAAAACTGCACATTTATGATGAATCCAGGACCGGTAGTTCACATCAAACAGTCAACCTTTCTGGAACGTTGGGAGTTTCAAGCGAATATATTTCTGAACAACACTCAACCATCAGTCATCTTGACAACGCGTTATAAAGACACCAGTTACATGCCTACGATTtacttaaagaaaaataaatttctgttcaATCACTGTCTTGACCGAGGAGTCATAGATGTACCCGGGGGGACGAAGGAGTTGATTATTGATGACAACGTTTTTGAAGCAAACAGTGGACGATCAATTTTCCTGGCTGAAACTGCCTACTCATCTCTTCAAGCACGCCTCaatgtcttcaaagataacaattGCTCCAAGCAGGGTGTCGTGGAGGTAAGGTCATCAGACAAGGACATCGAAATGTTTGGAAATATCTTCGAATCTAACGAAGGTCTATTCATGGTCCTTCTGCATTGTGGATATCATATTGACTATCAAATGGCAAATGGACACGTGAATCTCACAAACAATTCTTTCATAAATAACTCGGAGATTCTGGCCAGGTCCCTTGCTTGTGAATTGAACATATCAGGACTAATGGAATACAAAACATTTTCCATACATCACAACATATTTAACAGTCCCGCTTTTGCAAAGGAACTTTGCGTGAATATATTTGTTTCCTCCCACTCTAGTAGTTTGGATGTGTCTTATAACTTTTGGGGCTATGATGATGAAGCTGCAGTCAAGAAGAGAATTTTCGATGCCGAAGTAAATTACGACCATGCTTTGGCTGTTTTCAAACCATTTCTCAGTAGTTCAGGAAAGGAGGTATACGGCTCAAACCTTACCAGCGTCTTTGTATCTAAGGACTCGTTAGGAGGACGTCTTTCATCTACTGTTCACCTTGATTTGAGTAATAGCCCTTACAAAGTTGTCTCTGATCTAAGCATTATGCCACACGGGTCACTAACGATTGATCGTGGAGTTGAGGTACTTTTTTATTCAGGAGTTGGCATGCTGGTTCTTGGCTCACTCTTTGTAAACGGAACTGAGACTTGTCCAGTAAAGTTTTCTTTGTCGAGAAATAATCAAAGTTTAACGGCGACAACCGTGCGACTCTTCGGGGGTACTTTTCCATGGCAAGGACGAGCGGAGATGCTGTACAATGAACAATGGATTCCAATGAGTTCAAACGAAACTCAGGAAGAAATGAACATTGCTAAGGTAATATGTAGGCAGCTTGGCTATTATATGCCAAGGACCACTGACCACAGCAACAATCAGAGCTACGGTTTTTCCTGCAAGTCTAGTGTTCGTGCTATTTGCTTTGGAAATGAAAGTGACCTAAATCAATGCCAagtgatatttcaaaatgaCAGCTGCAATTCGTCGCGTCCCGTCGTGGTAAGCTGCACTGGAGGATTGCCATGGGGTAATATTAGGTTTATCAGGCAAATAAAAGCACTACACAACCTCTCTTCATCAAAACTTGAACACTTAAAGATAGAGCACTGTGGGAAAAAACATGGAAAAGACGTTCCAGCCATAGAAATACTACAGTACGTTCCAGAAGTAAATTCTGTGCACATTGTCAACTGCACAGCAGGCGGTATGAGGGTTTGGTTTCCTGAAAAAGATATATACTTGAAAAACAGCTCGATTGTTAACTCATTAGGCTATGGGACTGAACTATTAATCACGAAAAGAAACATAACCTTAGAGAAAGTTTCATCTATAAACAATGCAGAGGGTGTAGCTTTTATCGAGCCCGACGGGAGGTGGATGGATGGCCTTTCGTACGGACAAGTTATGTTTTGTGCCCCAGAAGAAGTTTTCAATCTTGATGACGGTGCTGTTTTTCTATACTTTAGGCCATCGTTCATGACCTATTACAATCCATCTGTCGGCATTTGCAAGAAAGTGGTCCAAACGCGTGCCCATGGCGGCTTTGCCGTTAAACTTGTTGCAGTTAAGAACGTGGAATACATAACAATTCAGGACCCAAACGGAAAACAAATTCTCAAGTATTCCAGAAATTATGTCTATCCGCTATCGAAACAAAGGTTTATTCCTTGGAACACCATAACAATATTTTTTAAGGGGTGGTTTAGCACAACGGAGGTTCTGTTGCATATCCAAAGAGTGGAAGGAAGTG ACTTTCCTTGTACATTTGAAGTAACGGATTGTGGTTGGAAAAATTATCCTGGGTCTCATCTCGACAAAGTGTCACTGACAAGGAACTGGAAATGGTATGACATATTTGGCTTCCACAGCGGAATTCCTGATCATACGTATTCATACCATGGTTCAACTG
- the LOC137981695 gene encoding uncharacterized protein, protein MTSQSLNQDQPKGEDVFEHCWILSTFFDRLSDDYCFFVLLEVMSEAGNSSESRSEAKENDYSHEQVDEVGERSNDSSPVGIHQEVNAIVNPVNDSEDVESPQDKPRNDESDIVDYDGQLDLNRDTKGPKINDNVAGVVNKLCLQRISRDQSKAMIKRHSTPQNVNLKLPKCEPSIWNEIPGKTRVNDIKFQSTQALLIASVNCQLEVAETLLKTKSEQQVITTCLDGITLAMASNYELNLRRRDAMRPQFMSEFTKGLCSSTNSADKFLFGGDTSKRIKEIAELNKNKVCKAQPSRPQGSGQRFSPYPQREFRGHIKGKGRAFRGRGSGPSGYQQQQQYFQHAPQSEKKSGSRANQNCVLNAQLPRYVSWNPDPDATFVDAFSIPWTGECFYAFPPFSLIHKCLKEIEAEQAEGVLVVPA, encoded by the exons atgacgtcacaatcattgAACCAAGACCAACCGAAGGGAGAAGACGTCTTTGAGCACTGTTGGATTTTATCCACGTTTTTTGACCGACTTTCAGACGATTATTGCTTCTTCGTGCTACTTGAG GTCATGTCAGAGGCCGGTAACTCCAGTGAGAGCAGGTCTGAGGCAAAAG AGAATGATTATTCACATGAACAAGTCGATGAAGTCGGAGAAAGGAGTAATGACTCCTCTCCGGTGGGCATTCATCAAGAAGTCAATGCTATTGTGAATCCTGTAAACGACTCTGAAGATGTCGAGTCACCCCAGGATAAGCCCAGGAATGATGAGAGTGATATCGTAGACTACGATGGTCAACTTGACCTTAATAGAGATACCAAGGGTCCCAAAATTAATGACAACGTGGCTGGAGTCGTTAATAAATTATGCTTACAAAGAATTAGTCGAGACCAAAGTAAAGCCATGATCAAACGTCATAGCACACCACAAAATGTTAATTTGAAGTTGCCTAAATGTGAGCCAAGCATCTGGAATGAAATTCCGGGCAAGACCCGGGTCAATGATATAAAATTTCAGTCCACTCAAGCCCTATTAATTGCTTCTGTTAACTGTCAGCTGGAGGTGGCCGAGACTCTATTAAAAACCAAATCAGAGCAACAAGTGATCACTACATGCCTAGATGGTATAACTTTAGCTATGGCTTCTAATTATGAGTTGAACCTAAGACGAAGGGATGCCATGAGACCCCAGTTTATGAGCGAGTTTACTAAAGGTCTGTGTAGCTCAACAAATTCCGCAGATAAATTCCTGTTTGGGGGAGATACATCTAAACGAATAAAAGAGATAGCAGAGCTGAACAAGAATAAAGTGTGCAAAGCTCAGCCATCAAGGCCACAAGGAAGCGGTCAGAGATTCTCTCCATATCCACAAAGAGAATTTCGAGGTCACATCAAGGGAAAAGGCAGAGCCTTTCGTGGTCGTGGCTCTGGTCCCTCTGGCtatcaacagcagcagcagtattTTCAGCATGCGCCCCAGTCAGAAAAGAAGTCGGGCTCCAGGGCCAATCAAAATTG CGTGTTGAATGCCCAGTTGCCTAGGTATGTGTCATGGAATCCAGACCCCGACGCTACGTTTGTTGATGCATTTAGTATACCATGGACGGGTGAATGTTTCTATGCTTTCCCTCCTTTCAGCTTAATTCACAAATGCCTGAAGGAAATTGAGGCAGAGCAAGCAGAAGGGGTTTTGGTGGTACCAGCTTAG